The Chryseobacterium indicum genome includes a window with the following:
- a CDS encoding DUF3078 domain-containing protein produces MKRKLIPFIVLLGIHLSAQEKSEAAVSDTAKVWSIQGQNTLMLNQAAFSNWVGGGANNVGWLAGLNYNLTYEKGKDLWENIIILGYGQNNTKGVGTRKTQDVINLSTNYGREFAKNWYISAGASLQTQFAPGYADGNNPDAAKISNFMAPGYLNMGAGVTYRPNDNFTATIRPANARWTFVLDKDLQYKGIYGLKNDGDSSLFQFGFLGTAMYKLKIMDNITLINTGSVFSNYLDHPERLVLAYSGILNMKINKFISTNVTLDLLYDHNQIAKTQLKQTLGVGFAYNVDNGRKRSENKENQTWMKK; encoded by the coding sequence ATGAAAAGAAAATTAATTCCGTTTATCGTTTTGCTAGGGATTCATTTATCTGCTCAGGAAAAAAGCGAAGCTGCTGTTTCTGATACTGCAAAAGTATGGAGCATTCAGGGGCAGAATACTTTAATGCTCAATCAGGCAGCTTTTTCAAACTGGGTTGGAGGAGGAGCCAATAATGTGGGGTGGCTTGCCGGACTGAACTATAATCTTACCTACGAAAAAGGAAAAGATCTGTGGGAAAATATTATTATTCTAGGATACGGACAAAATAATACAAAAGGAGTTGGTACAAGAAAAACTCAGGATGTCATTAATCTTTCGACCAATTACGGAAGAGAATTTGCAAAAAACTGGTACATCTCTGCAGGAGCCAGTTTGCAGACGCAGTTTGCTCCGGGATATGCGGACGGAAATAATCCAGATGCCGCTAAAATTTCAAATTTCATGGCTCCCGGTTATCTGAATATGGGAGCAGGGGTAACGTACAGACCCAATGACAATTTTACGGCTACAATACGTCCTGCGAATGCAAGATGGACTTTTGTACTGGATAAAGATCTTCAGTATAAGGGAATTTATGGATTAAAAAATGACGGCGATTCATCTTTATTTCAATTCGGTTTTTTGGGAACAGCTATGTACAAGCTGAAGATCATGGATAATATCACCCTGATTAACACAGGTTCCGTTTTTTCCAATTATTTGGATCATCCGGAAAGACTCGTGCTTGCCTACAGCGGAATTTTAAATATGAAAATTAATAAGTTCATTTCTACTAACGTTACTCTGGACTTATTGTATGATCATAACCAGATTGCGAAAACACAGCTAAAACAGACTTTAGGAGTTGGTTTTGCTTATAATGTTGATAATGGCAGAAAACGTTCTGAAAATAAAGAAAATCAGACATGGATGAAAAAATAA
- a CDS encoding ferritin-like domain-containing protein: MNILKLLDKLSDDKFFTTETSRLETLTNISSFGKKAAIAAVPFGLGALMTTPAKAETTDTAKNATFFKSALTDALQLALVLEYLENEYYALGLAASSLIPSADRVVFMQIAKHESAHVTFLKNTLTSLGVTPGAKPTFDFTANGSFSPFTDYNQFLVLAQAFEDTGVRAYKGQAGNVMSNKTVLQAALQIHSVEARHASQVRRMRANKGWIELADGGNMPSATNPVYAGEGNTNQAGFNTATAFGAAAGSAAYDEILSGSDAQAIASLFIV; this comes from the coding sequence ATGAATATTCTTAAATTACTAGATAAGCTTTCTGATGATAAATTCTTCACTACAGAAACATCAAGATTAGAAACACTTACCAATATTTCATCTTTCGGGAAAAAAGCAGCTATTGCTGCAGTTCCTTTTGGATTAGGAGCTTTAATGACGACTCCTGCAAAAGCTGAAACCACAGATACTGCAAAAAATGCAACATTCTTTAAAAGTGCTTTAACGGATGCCTTGCAATTGGCTTTGGTTCTGGAATATCTTGAAAATGAATATTATGCATTAGGACTGGCGGCATCATCCCTAATTCCAAGTGCAGACCGTGTAGTATTTATGCAGATCGCAAAACATGAATCTGCACACGTAACCTTTCTGAAAAATACTTTAACTTCTTTGGGAGTAACTCCGGGAGCCAAACCAACCTTCGATTTTACGGCGAACGGAAGTTTTTCACCTTTTACAGATTACAATCAGTTCCTTGTTTTAGCGCAGGCATTTGAAGATACAGGAGTAAGAGCGTATAAAGGACAGGCAGGAAACGTAATGTCTAACAAGACTGTTCTTCAGGCGGCGTTACAGATTCACTCGGTAGAAGCAAGACACGCTTCACAGGTGAGAAGAATGAGAGCGAATAAAGGATGGATAGAATTGGCAGACGGAGGAAATATGCCTTCTGCAACCAACCCTGTTTATGCAGGAGAAGGCAATACAAATCAGGCTGGCTTTAATACTGCTACAGCTTTTGGAGCTGCTGCAGGTTCTGCTGCCTACGACGAAATTTTAAGTGGAAGTGATGCCCAGGCAATTGCATCATTATTCATTGTCTGA
- a CDS encoding ferritin-like domain-containing protein has product MKKTINVSNQGATLDTGRRNFLKLSGVGLALAGLTMIGCDDDNFDMVENNVFDLGKGDVGVLNYAYALEQLEADFYTKVVNNFYSGISNAEKQLFTDLYHHEVIHRDFFKAAISGATSNVLPTLEFQYPNVNFNDRNSVLATAKALEDTGVAAYNGAGKYITNADYLVIAGKIVSVEARHASAIRNLINPGTAAFSGDDVIDANGLDLAKEPKDVVSAAGGFFKTPFTWKEQGIG; this is encoded by the coding sequence ATGAAAAAAACTATTAATGTGTCTAACCAGGGAGCGACTCTGGATACAGGCAGAAGAAATTTTTTGAAACTGAGCGGTGTAGGTCTTGCTCTTGCAGGTCTTACCATGATCGGTTGTGATGACGATAATTTCGATATGGTTGAAAATAACGTTTTCGACCTTGGAAAAGGTGATGTGGGTGTATTAAATTACGCTTATGCACTTGAACAGTTGGAAGCAGATTTCTATACCAAAGTGGTTAATAATTTCTATTCCGGAATATCAAATGCCGAAAAACAACTTTTTACAGATCTTTATCATCATGAAGTAATCCACAGAGACTTCTTTAAGGCAGCGATCAGCGGAGCAACATCCAACGTCTTGCCTACTCTGGAATTTCAATATCCAAATGTAAATTTTAACGACAGAAATTCTGTACTTGCTACTGCAAAAGCATTGGAAGATACGGGAGTTGCAGCGTATAACGGAGCTGGAAAATACATTACCAATGCAGATTATCTTGTAATTGCTGGTAAAATTGTTTCCGTGGAGGCAAGACATGCTTCAGCAATCAGAAACCTTATCAACCCCGGAACTGCGGCTTTCTCAGGAGATGACGTGATTGATGCCAATGGATTGGATCTTGCAAAAGAACCAAAAGATGTCGTATCGGCAGCAGGAGGATTTTTCAAAACACCTTTCACTTGGAAAGAACAGGGAATCGGTTAA
- a CDS encoding fasciclin domain-containing protein: MNTRSKIAVLGMVALSFAFSGNATAQTMKEKTVMVGGAPMYPSKNIIENAVNSKDHKTLVAAVKAAGLVETLQGAGPFTVFAPTDAAFAKLPKGTVANLVKPENKEMLTKILTYHVLPGKYSSKQVWAAVKAGNGKAMMKTVEGEELTFWAKGKNLYVRDAKGNDAKVTIADVNQSNGVIHVIDTVLMP, from the coding sequence ATGAATACAAGATCAAAAATCGCAGTTTTAGGAATGGTGGCTTTATCATTCGCTTTCAGTGGAAACGCTACAGCACAGACAATGAAGGAAAAAACAGTAATGGTTGGCGGAGCGCCGATGTATCCTTCAAAAAACATTATCGAGAATGCAGTAAATTCTAAAGATCACAAAACATTGGTGGCTGCCGTAAAAGCTGCAGGTCTTGTAGAAACTTTACAGGGAGCAGGACCTTTCACAGTATTTGCACCTACAGATGCAGCTTTTGCAAAACTTCCAAAAGGAACAGTAGCAAATCTTGTAAAGCCTGAAAATAAAGAAATGCTTACAAAAATTCTTACTTATCATGTTTTACCGGGAAAATACAGCTCAAAACAGGTTTGGGCAGCTGTAAAAGCAGGAAACGGTAAAGCAATGATGAAAACAGTAGAAGGTGAAGAACTTACTTTCTGGGCAAAAGGTAAAAATCTTTATGTAAGAGACGCTAAAGGGAACGATGCAAAAGTAACCATTGCAGACGTTAACCAATCCAATGGTGTAATTCATGTTATCGATACGGTATTAATGCCATAA
- a CDS encoding RNA polymerase sigma factor, with product MYDHYSGALYGVILRIVQSKEYTEEIIQDVFVKIWNSIHQYDVSKGRFYTWMINIARNTAIDYLKSKGFQNQLKNQSLPDFVYDSTELSTTNDSSDYIGFASVLESLEKDKKELIDLAYYQGYTQNEISEKLKIPLGTVKTKMRNALMKLKDLLKDYQ from the coding sequence CTGTATGATCACTATTCCGGTGCATTGTACGGGGTGATTCTTCGAATTGTTCAGTCCAAAGAATATACAGAAGAGATTATTCAGGACGTTTTTGTTAAAATATGGAATTCTATCCATCAATATGATGTTTCTAAAGGTAGATTTTATACCTGGATGATTAATATTGCAAGGAATACAGCGATCGACTATTTAAAATCAAAAGGATTTCAGAACCAGTTAAAAAACCAATCGCTTCCGGATTTCGTATATGATTCTACAGAGCTTTCAACGACTAATGATTCTTCCGATTATATCGGTTTTGCCAGTGTGCTTGAAAGTCTGGAGAAAGACAAAAAGGAACTTATCGATCTCGCGTATTATCAGGGATATACACAAAATGAAATATCTGAAAAACTGAAGATACCGCTGGGAACGGTTAAAACTAAAATGAGGAATGCACTTATGAAACTAAAAGATTTGCTAAAAGATTATCAATAA
- a CDS encoding anti-sigma factor has translation MNTKEYISSGIIESYILGLASPEEAGILECVMKNNAEVKTAFEEAQKTLEDLATAQAVAPPADLKSKIWNRIQQEQTVEEEEKPVFSADIPAAKPQEEIRIQGNNNWKVYTVAASVLLLVSVGGNIFWMNSQKETKAAIAKMETEKNVQNLAMQRMNQKMEMISNPDMKMVKLKGVEKHTDSKAMVFWDTKTKDVYLDAESLPKAPEGMQYQLWAIADGKPVDAGMYTEEKDSKIALANITNAQAFAITLEKKGGSPVPTMENMYVMGGV, from the coding sequence TTGAACACTAAAGAATACATATCATCCGGAATCATAGAATCTTATATTCTAGGTCTTGCTTCTCCTGAGGAGGCAGGTATTTTGGAGTGTGTGATGAAAAACAATGCAGAAGTAAAAACTGCTTTTGAAGAAGCACAGAAAACACTGGAAGATCTTGCAACGGCACAGGCAGTCGCACCTCCGGCAGATTTAAAATCAAAGATTTGGAACAGAATTCAGCAGGAACAGACTGTTGAAGAAGAAGAAAAACCCGTATTTTCTGCAGATATTCCTGCAGCAAAACCACAGGAAGAGATAAGAATTCAGGGAAATAATAACTGGAAAGTATATACCGTTGCAGCATCGGTTCTGCTTCTGGTAAGCGTTGGCGGAAATATCTTCTGGATGAACAGCCAGAAAGAAACAAAAGCAGCGATCGCAAAAATGGAGACTGAGAAAAATGTTCAGAATCTTGCAATGCAGAGAATGAATCAGAAAATGGAAATGATTTCCAACCCTGATATGAAAATGGTAAAACTGAAAGGCGTAGAAAAACACACCGATTCCAAAGCAATGGTTTTCTGGGATACCAAGACTAAAGATGTTTATCTCGATGCCGAAAGTTTACCAAAAGCTCCGGAAGGAATGCAGTATCAGCTTTGGGCGATTGCAGACGGAAAACCTGTGGATGCAGGTATGTACACTGAAGAAAAAGACAGCAAGATTGCTCTCGCCAACATCACCAATGCTCAGGCTTTTGCCATTACACTGGAAAAAAAGGGCGGAAGTCCGGTTCCTACAATGGAAAATATGTATGTGATGGGAGGAGTTTAA